A window of the Planococcus citri chromosome 4, ihPlaCitr1.1, whole genome shotgun sequence genome harbors these coding sequences:
- the LOC135843135 gene encoding WD repeat-containing protein 36 has translation MDNTSKIFASNRILGYVSNGVPLVTRYIKRRKENLVVTCVGKSFYTWGCNRFSLLSVSKQHTDDIICLAADTFLIFTSSGTQVEAWRRGVELIQTYRSSSNTAIHLLLPFGPHLIGVDESNTLTVWDIKTTDIYVELNLPSETFRVTAICHPNCYINKILLGSENGSLQLWNINTSKLIYTFVGWDSAVTVVKQAPALDVVGIGLRNGRIIIHNIKQDETLMTFMQDWGCVTSLSFRADGTPTMVSASSTGHIVIWHLEERRVVSQMQAHDASVTGLEFLPAEPLLVSSSIDNSLKLWIFDLTDGGARLLRIREGHHAPPNYIKYYDSSHVLSAGADGYLRAFNTVVEIANKNLGRALYRKSKKNSKRKQLMDEEMEEELFYSNSLPPVVRFASEKTREKEYDNIAAIHNGTPIISTWSFDKCKLGRYLFNKKYKIHAKFRQRMQSTDTVFKKVTATSICLTHCGNFILIGYSTGDVDKYNIQSGILRGSYGSPRAHEAAVTGVAVNNLNQLLITGSRDTKVKFWPFRRPEKPFLYQINLTDSVTFFTGHGESSILAVALDNFEVNIIDTDTHSVIRVLAQGHSSALTDITLSPDARWLVTASMDCTIKTWDIPSGKCLDTFEVDKPCTSITFCPTGGFLATTHVDCLGVRLWTNRSMFSYVPLANYETLRIRTDDDEIDILTKDLITLSTNDDSCPVSARWQNIFNIDVIRERNKAKEPPKVPQKAPFILPVIPSVNVEFDLSAINDEDHKSDQDLQSKLRNFTTFAKLLSKSAEDYGEAIDKIKTMSPSLVNFEIMSLAPDNGGSIELMVRFLDMIKVMMLSKKYFELSASYLGLFLKIHTSVVIDNLELVTVIKQVNDVHQRVWSNLENRLLYSISVSKFLRTV, from the coding sequence ATGGACAACACGAGTAAAATCTTCGCCAGTAATCGAATCCTAGGCTACGTAAGTAACGGTGTCCCTTTGGTAACTCGATACATAAAACGTAGAAAAGAGAATTTAGTGGTAACCTGTGTGGGTAAATCGTTCTACACCTGGGGATGTAATCGATTCAGCTTGCTATCGGTTAGCAAACAACACACCGACGATATAATATGCCTGGCAGCCGATACGTTTCTAATATTTACATCGAGCGGTACTCAAGTGGAAGCTTGGCGAAGAGGTGTCGAACTAATCCAAACGTATCGAAGTTCTTCCAATACAGCGATCCATCTTCTGCTTCCGTTCGGTCCTCATTTGATCGGAGTCGACGAATCGAACACTCTGACGGTATGGGATATTAAAACTACCGATATTTACGTCGAATTAAACCTGCCTTCGGAGACGTTTCGAGTTACAGCCATTTGTCATCCGAATTGCTACATAAACAAGATCTTACTCGGTAGCGAGAACGGATCGTTGCAGTTATGGAATATCAACACGAGTAAATTGATATACACGTTCGTCGGCTGGGACTCGGCTGTTACGGTGGTGAAACAAGCGCCAGCTTTGGACGTCGTCGGTATCGGATTGAGAAATGGTCGAATTATCATCCATAATATCAAACAAGACGAAACGCTGATGACATTCATGCAGGATTGGGGTTGTGTGACGAGCCTATCGTTTCGAGCTGACGGTACACCGACCATGGTTTCGGCAAGTAGCACTGGGCATATCGTTATTTGGCATTTAGAAGAACGAAGAGTCGTTAGCCAAATGCAAGCTCACGATGCTTCGGTCACAGGTTTAGAATTCTTGCCAGCTGAACCTTTACTGGTGAGTTCTTCGATCGATAACTCGTTGAAATTATGGATTTTCGATTTAACCGACGGAGGTGCTAGACTACTACGTATACGAGAAGGTCATCATGCTCCACCGAACTACATAAAGTATTACGATAGCAGTCACGTGCTCAGTGCAGGAGCCGACGGTTACCTCAGAGCATTCAATACAGTCGTCGAAATAGCCAATAAGAACTTGGGTCGTGCCTTATACCGTAAAAGTAAAAAGAACTCGAAACGAAAACAACTAATGGACGAGGAAATGGAAGAAGAATTATTTTACTCGAATTCTCTCCCACCTGTAGTTCGATTCGCCAGCGAAAAAACTCGAGAAAAAGAATACGATAATATCGCCGCCATTCACAACGGTACGCCGATCATTTCGACGTGGTCTTTCGATAAATGCAAACTGGGTCGTTACTTGTTCAACAAGAAGTACAAAATACACGCTAAATTCCGTCAACGAATGCAATCCACTGACACGGTGTTCAAGAAAGTCACCGCTACGAGTATCTGTCTCACGCATTGCGGTAATTTCATCCTGATCGGGTACAGCACCGGAGACGTAGACAAATACAACATTCAATCCGGTATACTCAGAGGATCGTACGGATCTCCTCGAGCTCACGAAGCAGCAGTCACCGGAGTAGCTGTGAATAACCTCAATCAACTCCTCATCACCGGTAGCAGAGACACGAAGGTGAAATTCTGGCCTTTTCGACGACCCGAGAAACCATTCCTGTATCAAATCAACTTAACCGATAGCGTGACGTTTTTCACCGGTCATGGCGAAAGCTCTATTCTGGCAGTAGCTTTGGATAACTTCGAAGTGAATATTATAGATACCGATACGCATTCTGTGATACGAGTACTCGCCCAAGGTCATAGTAGCGCTTTGACAGATATCACCCTTAGCCCGGATGCTCGATGGCTGGTCACAGCTTCGATGGATTGCACCATCAAGACGTGGGATATCCCATCGGGTAAATGTTTAGATACCTTCGAAGTAGATAAACCTTGTACTTCGATTACATTCTGTCCTACTGGAGGCTTCCTAGCTACAACTCACGTCGACTGTTTGGGAGTCAGGCTGTGGACGAATCGTAGTATGTTCTCCTACGTACCTTTGGCTAACTACGAAACCCTACGAATACGTACAGACGACGATGAAATCGATATTCTGACCAAAGATTTGATAACGTTATCGACTAACGACGATTCGTGTCCTGTATCAGCCCGTTGGCAGAATATTTTCAATATCGATGTAATAAGGGAACGAAATAAAGCTAAAGAACCACCCAAAGTACCTCAAAAAGCACCGTTCATCCTACCAGTGATACCATCGGTCAACGTAGAATTCGATTTATCAGCCATCAACGACGAAGACCACAAATCCGATCAAGATCTACAATCGAAGTTACGTAATTTTACGACGTTCGCGAAATTACTCTCGAAATCGGCGGAAGATTATGGAGAAGCGATCGATAAGATTAAAACGATGAGTCCGTCGTTGGTTAATTTCGAAATCATGTCGTTAGCTCCGGATAACGGTGGATCGATCGAATTAATGGTTCGGTTTTTAGATATGATTAAAGTAATGATGTTATCGAAAAAGTATTTCGAGTTATCGGCTTCGTATTtgggattatttttgaaaatacatacgtcCGTCGTGATAGATAATTTAGAATTAGTTACGGTTATCAAACAAGTAAACGATGTACATCAACGAGTATGGTCTAATTTAGAAAATAGATTATTGTACAGTATCAGtgtgagtaaatttttgagaactgtGTGA
- the Neos gene encoding nuclear receptor coactivator 5: MNFRDRSPGTRMGGPRFRPDFRPGFGRGMNRNMNDRPRPPVWKDDRYDNNNAGGYRGPPPNMDNRDLPKDQPQRDFGPGHGPNRLPPERDLRPPLGGNNSRPAPEPNKWNEPVKPAAPLGPPVQPTGTVSNAARTNDVEIIVTHKSLTVYAEFIERRLKTLGLSVDLLFPNEEVPLGRVLANIASRGTLYALIVTQLNEQRRSITVNVLYGQTQEHRNMPLEEAIALIVKLFDCYMKGEKCPVLPPVGATSITAGGVPLGDRHPEVIQNLLGILIENRSLSAMQYEKLIGYLQEKKDQVRAEPTVPQNKTAELQNRILSLLGGDKSLPPTQQSNPTVMKDSPAMKAIQSIMQREMGHSHVGNYGAPRGPRI, from the exons ATGAATTTTCGCGACCGTTCGCCCGGTACTAGAATGGGAGGACCCCGATTCAGACCAGATTTTCGACCCGGTTTCGGACGCGGAATGAACAGGAATATGAACGATAGACCCAGACCACCAGTATGGAAAGACGACAG ATACGATAATAATAACGCCGGTGGATATCGTGGACCTCCTCCGAACATGGATAATCGAGATTTACCAAAAGATCAACCTCAGAGAGATTTTGGACCTGGTCACGGACCCAATAGATTACCTCCCGAACGAGATTT GAGACCACCTTTGGGAGGTAATAATTCTAGACCGGCTCCGGAGCCGAATAAATGGAACGAACCGGTGAAACCTGCGGCTCCCCTCGGACCTCCTGTACAACCCACTGGAACGGTTTCAAATGCTGCGCGTACCAATGACGTCGAGATAATCGTTACACATAAAAGTTTAAC AGTGTACGCTGAATTCATCGAACGTCGTTTAAAGACACTCGGCTTGAGTGTCGATTTATTATTTCCAAATGAGGAAGTTCCATTGGGTCGTGTTTTGGCCAATATCGCTAGTCGAGGTACACTGTACGCTTTGATCGTCACGCAACTCAATGAGCAACGACGTAGCATTACTGTTAACGTATTATATGGTCAAACTCAAG AACACCGGAATATGCCTCTCGAGGAGGCGATAGCTCTTATTGTAAAGTTATTCGATTGTTATATGAAAGGAGAGAAGTGCCCTGTTCTGCCTCCCGTTGGAGCTACATCGATTACCGCTGGCGGAGTTCCTCTGGGTGACAGGCATCCTGAAGTAATACAGAATCTATTGGGTATTTTGATAGAGAATCGTTCTTTATCTGCTATGCAATACGAGAAGCTCATCGGTTACTTGCAAGAGAAAAAGGATCAAGTTAGAGCAG AACCTACAGTACCTCAAAACAAGACGGCCGAACTACAAAATCGAATACTTAGCTTACTAGGCGGCGACAAATCACTCCCACCGACTCAGCAATCGAATCCAACAGTGATGAAGGATTCACCGGCGATGAAAGCCATCCAAAGTATAATGCAAAGGGAAATGGGGCATTCGCACGTCGGTAATTACGGAGCACCTAGAGGGCCCAGGATATAA
- the LOC135843136 gene encoding repetitive organellar protein-like, whose protein sequence is MKYGLSSSSPPRMSAPSSVCSDDSFEIVNNEVDIEESKDDVFSLYKPKVTFHEVFDVYPMDADIVAKVTFDHDYLKSDEDTVVVLPIAWKSVDQALCAANINGSYVRFDVKDLPKIGAEDKFYQLCYCTGEKIVMGVSIPFSFRDVHEDELVEFQKEQNKEFWTFRSRFAVLTDNYWNSLMEKQANADKLASNSAPESASPIDGDQKAPKETEVASELLRTSDHFSALTPEKETPNKSSSEEIGAGEPRDNTSDSDKITENVPARDKILLFTIMEAENEAIKQENQKLKAMVFEIIRAMSINDRDTCRRTLSNAINGHGEVFAEAEFSELCELFRKSLIEPDVVKSSEKKIIFEVTDDGDLDEEDEVVLIKHERDHETAAELAADRAAAIANESYERSATAAVAAANSYTNEKILLFKIMENENAELKEQYEKEHQQHTEAKNIVKNLKDILIEIMNSTALEDEIRQKIETSLPSISAAFNTEELDQVRELLKKEIAKLSDEIPEDLLKKVDAAFVVTSDGNILFADQWEKQIADQAPVPAAADDYVVELEAKFASSVVEKEKLDTEVKTLQATIKDLNEQLINQRQSEVEKMITVTNNMRDQYMKNMSKLTDSNKVLGDKLTDKDKEIETLNRNLLDASKLLTDNEREIRDLKARDHTFVGFLERRNLKRISELRETLQEMYSKRWAERQESAKLKEDLLTTQTMLNSLCDELEKSTLSKSPVKMENSAQTGEKVENSAQTSNDASSGPSEAGSLKGFAHKLATELGKASGSCSAASPASAPQVSTPELETTTLAFRRIKQREQALAAKLVEMTAELEKMRTTHDKTKTDLESRLKDGAKQYAKLYVKYDKLLKRSQTTSRESSAN, encoded by the exons ATGAAGTACGGATTGAGTAGTTCGTCTCCACCGAG GATGTCTGCCCCATCATCTGTATGCTCCGACGATAGTTTTGAAATCGTGAACAATGAAGTGGACATTGAAGAGTCAAAAGACGACGTCTTTTCTCTGTACAAGCCAAAG gtgaCTTTCCACGAGGTATTCGATGTATATCCTATGGATGCGGATATCGTTGCGAAAGTAACGTTCGATCATGACTACCTTAAATCAGATGAGGATACCGTTGTTGTATTACCAATAGCATGGAAATCCGTTGATCAGGCTTTATGTGCCGCCAACATCAATGGCAGTTACGTCAGATTCGATG TGAAAGATTTACCTAAGATCGGAGCCGAAGATAAATTCTACCAATTATGCTACTGCACCGGCGAGAAAATCGTGATGGGAGTCAGTATACCGTTTTCGTTCCGCGACGTACACGAAGACGAATTGGTTGAATTTCAGAAAGAACAGAATAAAGAGTTTTGGACGTTCAGAAGCAGATTCGCCGTGTTGACGGATAATTATTGG aacTCCTTGATGGAAAAACAAGCCAACGCTGATAAACTTGCTTCGAATTCCGCACCTGAATCG GCATCTCCCATCGATGGCGATCAAAAAGCTCCGAAAGAAACCGAAGTCGCATCCGAGTTACTCAGAACATCCGATCATTTCTCAGCACTCACGCCCGAAAAAGAAACACCCAATAAGAGCTCTTCCGAAGAAATAGGCGCCGGCGAACCTCGCGATAACACCTCAGATTCGGATAAAATCACCGAAAACGTGCCAGCACGAGATAAAATTCTTTTATTCACG ATTATGGAAGCTGAAAACGAAGCCATTAAACAGGAAAATCAA AAATTGAAAGCTATGGTATTCGAAATAATCCGAGCTATGTCGATCAACGATCGAGATACGTGTCGCCGAACTCTGAGCAACGCCATTAACGGTCACGGAGAAGTATTCGCCGAAGCGGAATTCTCCGAGCTGTGCGAATTGTTCCGAAAAAGTCTCATCGAGCCTGATGTTGTAAAATCatcggagaaaaaaatcatattcgaGGTGACTGACGATGGTGATCTCGACGAAGAAGACGAGGTTGTTTTGATCAAACACGAACGTGATCATGAAACTGCTGCCGAACTTGCTGCCGATCGTGCTGCTGCGATTGCCAATGAGTCATACGAACGGTCTGCCACCGCTGCTGTCGCCGCTGCGAACTCGTACACTAATGAGAAAATCTTGTTGTTTAAA attATGGAAAACGAAAACGCCGAATTGAAGGAACAATACGAAAAAGAACATCAGCAGCATACCGAGGCTAAAAATATCGTCAAG AACTTGAAAGATATCTTAATCGAAATCATGAACTCGACCGCCCTCGAAGATGAAATTCGCCAGAAAATCGAAACCTCTCTGCCCTCGATCAGTGCCGCATTCAATACCGAAGAACTCGACCAAGTTCGCGAACTATTAAAGAAAGAAATCGCGAAACTTAGCGACGAAATACCCGAAGACTTGTTGAAAAAAGTCGACGCTGCGTTTGTGGTCACATCCGATGGGAATATCTTATTCGCCGATCAATGGGAAAAGCAAATAGCTGACCAAGCACCCGTACCTGCTGCAGCTGATGATTACGTCGTCGAATTGGAAGCTAAATTCGCT TCGTCCGTAGTTGAAAAAGAGAAACTTGATACGGAAGTGAAAACGCTACAAGCCACAATCAAG GACTTGAACGAACAGCTGATCAATCAGAGGCAATCCGAAGTCGAGAAAATGATCACTGTTACCAAT AATATGCGAGACCAGTACATGAAGAATATGAGCAAATTAACCGATTCGAACAAA GTCTTGGGAGATAAATTAACCGACAAAGATAAAGAAATCGAAACGTTGAACAGGAATTTGCTAGATGCTTCTAAACTATTGACGGATAACGAACGAGAAATACGAGATTTGAAAGCTCGCGATCATACCTTCGTCGGATTCTTAGAAAGACGTAATTTGAAAAGGATATCGGAATTGAGAGAAACGTTACAG GAAATGTATTCGAAGAGATGGGCCGAACGTCAAGAAAGTgctaaattgaaagaagatTTGCTCACTACACAAACCATGCTGAACAGTTTATGCGACGAATTGGAGAAATCCACTCTGAGTAAATCT CCCGTGAAGATGGAGAATTCGGCTCAAACTGGCGAAAAGGTGGAAAATTCGGCCCAAACGAGTAACGATGCCAGCTCTGGACCATCTGAGGCGGGATCTTTGAAGGGATTTGCCCAT aaatTGGCTACCGAACTTGGCAAAGCTAGTGGCAGTTGTTCAGCTGCATCGCCAGCATCAGCACCTCAAGTATCAACACCT GAATTGGAAACGACTACGCTCGCATTCCGTAGAATCAAGCAAAGGGAACAG gcattAGCAGCAAAATTAGTAGAAATGACAGCCGAATTAGAAAAAATGCGAACAACCCACGAC AAAACTAAAACGGATCTCGAAAGCAGACTCAAAGATGGTGCTAAACAGTACGCGAAATTGTACGTGAAATACGATAAATTATTGAAACGCTCGCAAACCACGTCTCGCGAATCGTCCGCCAACTAA